The following are from one region of the Capsicum annuum cultivar UCD-10X-F1 chromosome 1, UCD10Xv1.1, whole genome shotgun sequence genome:
- the LOC107854918 gene encoding germin-like protein subfamily 1 member 11 gives MITMSMWWFLTTLAITAFFYLPAYAYDNEPLQDTCVAVTDNQTSVFVNGKTCKNPKLATANDFYFSGLNVSRDVYPKFGIAVTVVGVKEMPGLNTLGISTSRADIEPQSLFPFHTHPRGTELVTVLKGTLLVGIFVSDPANIFKTRLLSKILYPGDVFVFPRGLIHFLYNVGNKKASLFGTYNSQNPGLITIPSSIISSTPRVMDTILAEGFQLNKTQIAELRRKFS, from the exons ATGATAACAATGAGCATGTGGTGGTTCCTAACAACATTAGCCATTACGGCTTTCTTTTATCTCCCTGCTTATGCTTATGATAACGAACCTCTACAGGACACGTGTGTAGCTGTTACTGACAATCAGACTTCAG TTTTCGTGAATGGAAAGACTTGCAAAAACCCAAAGCTTGCAACAGCAaatgatttctatttttcaggtCTTAATGTTAGTAGAGATGTATACCCCAAGTTTGGTATTGCTGTAACTGTTGTGGGTGTAAAGGAAATGCCTGGACTTAACACTCTTGGTATTTCAACTTCTCGTGCTGACATTGAACCACAAAGTCTTTTTCCATTTCACACGCATCCTCGAGGTACTGAACTGGTAACTGTCCTGAAGGGTACGCTCCTTGTAGGAATTTTTGTCAGTGATCCTGCGAACATCTTTAAGACTCGCCTCTTATCCAAAATCCTGTATCCTGGCGATGTGTTTGTGTTCCCAAGAGGTCTTATTCACTTCCTGTATAATGTGGGAAACAAAAAAGCTAGTCTGTTTGGCACGTACAACAGTCAAAATCCTGGACTTATCACGATTCCTAGTTCAATCATTTCTTCAACACCACGTGTTATGGATACCATTCTTGCCGAAGGCTTCCAGCTTAATAAGACACAGATTGCAGAACTTCGAAGGAAATTCTCTTAG